One window from the genome of Crassostrea angulata isolate pt1a10 chromosome 2, ASM2561291v2, whole genome shotgun sequence encodes:
- the LOC128171594 gene encoding DNA repair protein complementing XP-A cells homolog produces MSESIQTPSSSDPQEDADVKLTAAQKARVERNRQRALLLRQSRLAKKPYSSSESKQKVTRTVDTGAGFFLEEEDEEETRSKKTEVKHPLGPVLETATDALVCEDCGKEFMDSWLLTTYIVNVCDVCKEDTEKHALVTKSEVKDTYLLKDADLEVREPPLKFIIRKNPRNPRWGDMKLYYGPQVYDRAMEVWGSEEGLEKAHDERSSKREKTKRKKFDKKVKELRLAVRSSLVKVNSGPHEHEYGPESYDEESDTYSVSCDCGHVRTYEKM; encoded by the exons ATGTCCGAATCGATACAAACACCGTCTTCATCAG ATCCACAGGAGGATGCGGACGTCAAACTGACTGCGGCACAGAAGGCGAGGGTGGAAAGGAACCGCCAGAGAGCCCTGCTGCTGCGACAATCCAGGCTGGCCAAAAAGCCATACTCCTCCTCTGAATCAAA ACAAAAAGTGACACGGACAGTTGACACAGGAGCAGGGTTTTTCCTGGAAGAAGAAGATGAGGAAGAAACACGGTCAAAGAAGACGGAGGTCAAACATCCATTAG GTCCCGTACTGGAGACGGCCACTGACGCCTTGGTGTGCGAGGATTGTGGGAAGGAATTCATGGACTCCTGGCTGTTGACCACCTACATTGTCAATGTTTGTGATGTCTGCAA ggAAGACACAGAGAAGCATGCACTGGTCACAAAGTCGGAGGTCAAGGACACTTACCTCCTGAAGGACGCCGACCTAGAGGTCCGAGAACCACCCCTCAAATTCATCATCAGGAAAAACCCCAGGAACCCCCGCTGGGGGGACATGAAGTTGTACTATGGACCTCAG GTATATGATCGAGCAATGGAGGTGTGGGGCTCAGAAGAGGGGCTAGAGAAAGCTCATGATGAGAGGTCCagcaaaagggaaaaaacaaaaCGGAAGAAGTTTGAtaaaaaggtcaaag AGTTACGATTAGCCGTGAGGAGTAGTTTGGTCAAAGTTAACTCGGGACCCCATGAGCATGAGTACGGCCCTGAATCTTACGACGAGGAATCTGACACCTACAGTGTTTCCTGTGATTGCGGACATGTTAGGACTTACGagaaaatgtga